From a single Leishmania infantum JPCM5 genome chromosome 36 genomic region:
- a CDS encoding putative caltractin, whose product MQDAGRALYTVTGQRVARSELLKLIAFAQNAVAKQQQELQNRQDQVSSQQRSVMTSAGSKNSQDATTVADNDATRFAISTRSSSRTGESMSNFSVRESSPATQQATPSTVAASAAAFPASPSAAASVSQIRFVSPHSHLLDSSEGIDLDVFEQIVLRKLKHRSYEEELAYTFALLEDKSYPGFITKESVRRIAAETGEPLTEAEIAEMFDPLVTGVSTAAVDLSTFTDLQLKARKAEDS is encoded by the coding sequence ATGCAGGATGCAGGGCGTGCCCTCTACACCGTTACCGGTCAGCGGGTAGCGCGATCGGAACTTCTGAAACTCATCGCCTTTGCTCAGAACGCGgtggcgaagcagcagcaggaactGCAGAACCGGCAGGATCAAGTGTCATCTCAGCAGCGCTCTGTGATGACGAGCGCCGGATCAAAAAATTCACAGGATGCGACGACTGTCGCGGATAACGATGCGACGCGCTTCGCTATTAGCACCCGCTCATCTAGTCGAACAGGCGAATCCATGAGCAACTTCAGTGTGCGAGAATCGTCCCCGGCAACTCAGCAGGCCACTCCTTCGACAGTtgcggcatcagcagcagcctttcctgcctccccctccgcggCCGCTTCGGTGAGTCAAATCCGATTTGTTTCACCTCACTCTCACTTGCTGGACAGCAGCGAAGGCATCGATCTCGACGTCTTTGAGCAGATTGTCTTGCGCAAGCTGAAGCACCGCAGCTACGAAGAAGAGCTGGCGTACACCTTCGCGCTACTCGAGGATAAGTCTTACCCTGGCTTCATCACGAAGGAGAGTGTGCGCCGCATTGCCGCCGAGACGGGAGAGCCActgacggaggcggagattGCGGAGATGTTCGACCCACTCGTGACAGGGGTGTCAACCGCTGCGGTGGATCTCTCGACGTTCACGGACCTTCAGCTGAAAGCTCGCAAAGCAGAAGACTCTTAA
- a CDS encoding putative acid phosphatase, protein MNLARLVSAFGLHSARRNKPSTATETSDPVHPRVNINWTQQSLNSNITKAERKEILKSKLVLTKLVVLNRHGHRAPNAPFWKMCPNDIKSKKRYDVSAEDLTGLGMEEEYNFGQYVRNNYHAFIGDKFNRMLHYFRAVGEPRILQSAMAVAQGIFPDGFGPGGYLPSRPQFVPIFSDMDTHEYLLDDVPCFRRAENDSHRWIDKRYQNFIDDPNTGRVLKMIKEVCGEYIGPAEGYAYIKTVADGLTFNSDIGLKVAKGRLTPEMLFSIRNVSLQLLMQRLYDTDEQQTYMAVDLPRNILQTLNHTHVGDTPEQLNDFTDTRQESTFYFMHREALYAFAQFFGFQYNVAGLPPGELPVASSIIMEKLVPHRDQYSHNASRIYVRITLWTPYNGIYTIPISTCRIPELCELKELRYIHDTRVSRTGTWEQLCNYAPQEIDHTTDIR, encoded by the coding sequence ATGAATCTCGCGAGGCTTGTCTCAGCGTTCGGTCTCCACTCTGCGCGACGCAATAAGCCGTCAACGGCGACTGAGACAAGTGACCCCGTGCATCCCCGCGTGAACATCAACTGGACGCAGCAGAGCCTGAACTCCAATATAACCAAGGCAGAGCGCAAGGAGATCCTCAAGAGCAAGCTGGTGCTGACGAAGCTGGTGGTGCTCAaccgccacggccaccgTGCGCCGAACGCGCCGTTCTGGAAGATGTGCCCAAATGACATCAAGAGCAAGAAGCGCTACGACGTCAGTGCAGAGGACTTGACTGGGCTCGGCATGGAGGAGGAGTACAACTTTGGCCAGTATGTGCGAAACAACTATCACGCCTTTATTGGCGACAAGTTCAACCGCATGCTGCACTACTTCCGCGCTGTTGGCGAGCCGCGCATCTTGCAGTCGGCAATGGCGGTGGCCCAAGGGATCTTCCCGGATGGATTCGGTCCGGGCGGCTACTTGCCATCGCGGCCGCAGTTTGTGCCCATCTTCTCCGACATGGACACGCACGAGTACCTGCTCGATGACGTGCCGTGCTTCCGGCGGGCCGAGAACGACTCGCATCGGTGGATCGACAAGCGCTATCAGAACTTCATCGATGACCCGAACACGGGTCGTGTGCTAAAGATGATAAAGGAGGTGTGCGGCGAGTACATCGGCCCGGCGGAAGGCTACGCCTACATCAAGACTGTGGCAGACGGTCTCACATTCAACAGCGACATCGGTCTGAAGGTGGCCAAGGGCAGGCTGACACCGGAGATGCTGTTCAGCATTCGCAACGtctcgctgcagctcctcatGCAGCGCCTGTACGACACAGATGAGCAACAGACGTACATGGCGGTCGACCTCCCCCGCAACATCCTGCAGACGCTTAACCACACCCATGTCGGAGATACCCCGGAGCAGCTGAACGACTTCACCGACACGCGGCAGGAGTCCACCTTTTACTTTATGCACCGTGAGGCCCTCTACGCCTTCGCGCAGTTTTTTGGGTTTCAATACAACGTAGCTGGGTTGCCGCCAGGAGAGTTGCCCGTGGCGTCCTCTATCATTATGGAGAAGCTCGTGCCTCATCGCGACCAGTACTCCCACAACGCCTCCCGCATCTACGTTCGCATAACGCTATGGACGCCGTACAATGGCATCTACACAATACCCATATCCACCTGCCGTATCCCCGAGCTGTGTGAGCTGAAGGAACTGCGGTACATCCACGACACCCGCGTGAGCCGCACGGGTACATGGGAACAGCTGTGCAACTACGCGCCGCAAGAAATCGATCACACAACGGATATTCGTTGA
- a CDS encoding chromatin assembly factor 1 subunit b-like protein, whose protein sequence is MSSHNTAKEEARTGAHVEGAGLDGEACCAPHQPLRVRTIEILWHFNERNEEAELLGLQSSVTEGITSVDYNPRCHRIVTTGGDGNIRLWEVRVKAVDAWLENNANDMLACCRHLCRMRTSWMPLTARWSPQGEMIASAHCDGKVCLWWRDPAGGSAAAAASSDEGSCGSGLQGTSGDSDGDVEEWKAYRHLTGHISDIYDICFSADSRYLLSGAGDGSIVIHDLEGSTMPALQLTNLHAKFCRGVAWDPWTRFLHTFGSGPSLLCFTHVPKSEGQHRRMHLAGQRKCQGDYIGESCALSYRRLCWSPDGLLLAVPYGKLTRAGQQQAPSTANLLAFIEAKEKAEATLRATKDHPQDTSLPTHITEASGGKKRHGAPVTAIADAGDDALDGMLHCVYVYTRGAPDKIACRLGVRGFSEVRGVLWAPCFFEPLPADEVLEGCSQQPTALSTTATAEAPPSQLAALEAARQRRGAWGPAEYRMAIAVWTSDAVIVYTTDSSSRHSDFTDLHMRSITDVAWSHDASHLYTASLDGYISVIAFGDSLTAAHRLPYFSASPAVRSLCGLLERIERVGVSVEAGRSTGAFSAGAARGYRKAGGDAPAGAAAAAVTKTSVAVVRKKRKVEKTSGDPAAPSVMAKKAVDMQQLEALISDI, encoded by the coding sequence ATGAGCTCCCACAATACAGCAAAGGAAGAAGCGAGAACGGGCGCGCACGTGGAAGGGGCCGGCCTCGACGGAGAAGCGTGCTGCGCTCCCCatcagccgctgcgcgtgcggacCATTGAGATTCTGTGGCACTTCAATGAACGCAACGAAGAAGCGGAGCTGCTGGGCCTGCAGAGCAGCGTGACGGAGGGCATTACGAGCGTCGACTACAACCCTCGTTGCCATCGCATCGTCACCACCGGTGGCGATGGCAACATTCGCCTATGGGAAGTGCGCGTCAAAGCGGTCGACGCTTGGCTAGAGAACAACGCAAACGACATGCtggcgtgctgccgccacctgTGCCGCATGCGCACCTCCTGGATGCCGCTCACAGCGCGGTGGTCGCCGCAAGGAGAGATGATAGCAAGCGCACACTGTGACGGCAAGGTGTGCCTGTGGTGGCGCGACCCTGCCGGTGGatcagcggccgcagcagcatcgagTGATGaaggcagctgcggcagtggtCTACAAGGGACGTCTGGCGACTCTGACGGCGACGTAGAGGAATGGAAGGCATACCGCCACCTGACTGGGCACATCAGCGATATATACGACATCTGCTTCTCCGCTGATTCCCGCTACCTGCTGAGCGGCGCTGGTGATGGCAGCATCGTCATTCACGATCTGGAAGGCTCGACAATGCCGGCGCTACAGCTCACCAACCTGCACGCGAAGTTCTGCCGCGGGGTCGCGTGGGATCCATGGACGCGGTTTCTTCACACCTTTGGCAGTGGGCCGTCACTGCTGTGCTTCACGCACGTGCCGAAGAGCGAgggccagcaccgccgcatgCACCTCGCTGGCCAGCGCAAGTGCCAGGGGGACTACATTGGCGAGTCATGTGCCCTGTCGTACCGCCGCTTGTGTTGGTCGCCAGATGGCTTGCTGCTCGCTGTGCCGTACGGCAAGCTGACGAGGGctggccagcagcaggcgccaAGCACAGCGAACCTGCTGGCCTTCATCGAGgcaaaggagaaggcggaagCGACGTTGCGGGCAACAAAAGACCATCCGCAGGACACCTCGTTGCCCACGCACATAACGGAGGCTTCCGGGGGCAAAAAACGCCACGGCGCGCCTGTGACAGCCATTGCAGATGCTGGCGACGATGCGTTGGATGGCATGCTTCACTGCGTCTATGTCTACACTCGAGGGGCGCCGGATAAGATCGCCTGTCGACTTGGGGTGCGCGGGTTCAGCGAAGTGCGTGGCGTGCTGTGGGCGCCGTGCTTCTTCGAGCCGCTGCCCGCCGACGAAGTGCTCGAAGGATGCTCGCAGCAGCCCACGGCCCTTTCGACCACCGCAACGGCAGAGGctccgccgtcgcagctggCAGCGCTTGAAGCGgcgcgtcagcgccgcggtGCCTGGGGGCCAGCAGAGTACCGCATGGCGATTGCCGTGTGGACCTCAGATGCTGTCATCGTCTACACCACAGACAGCAGCTCTCGCCACAGCGACTTCACCGACTTGCACATGCGCAGTATCACCGATGTTGCTTGGAGTCACGACGCGTCCCACCTCTACACCGCCTCTCTTGACGGGTACATCAGTGTCATCGCGTTTGGCGATTCCCTGACAGCGGCACATCGACTACCGTACTTCTCGGCAtcgccggcggtgcgctcGCTGTGCGGGCTCCTGGAACGTATTGAGCGAGTCGGCGTCAGCGTTGAGGCCGGTCGAAGCACCGGCGCATTCTCCGCTGGAGCCGCGAGAGGGTACAGAAAGGCTGGAGGCGACGCCcctgccggtgcagcagcagcggcggtgactAAGACCAGTGTAGCTGTGGTacggaagaagaggaaggtAGAAAAAACGAGTGGTGATCCCGCGGCACCGTCAGTGATGGCCAAGAAGGCAGTTGATATGCAACAGCTGGAAGCCCTCATCTCGGACATCTGA
- a CDS encoding putative nucleoporin interacting component (NUP93) translates to MFSSTSNIAPRRLGSAGPGGDDASALRVMPSAGDPADEVRVSLASLTARAQRLVSERDAEQLLRNGFGLFEASRKAAEEARHQANKCQSTSEGYAPATHASVELFMTQHLGFDAQAQQRLLRQLQRRHAQLGVDLGPIDTLPGAEASGFTGIADVDAVVAELKNDILLDVQHAVHRRQTSIVRDQVDTLFKAAWHPFYVRVADDYETLSMGANELAAGKAGASGRLRSMGTAAPSANALGGVGSDASSSLVDILNSGSSLAMELSRRVAAFAAIVEEYAPAQWITHFTAYVTETSLDGANDLTVLWASIVQIIEPMQRRGSEADILSYVASSRRVMERKSLSRLLERVLRMDPMRFEEVENMSASHLMDVIARSCGVTNHWMHTFVAMRVGRYDVAQLAMDAIGIQSVRDAMAKMAATPPAERNAMPPASDLQPVYAEAKTKEDPYRQAVLMVLLAGRTGESPAAVLRTILSLAQRVTDSLEDALWLRLSCIRGVDKSAQVTPVQSLRTLQRAVLDDMQDLVSITQGNACRLASFLIHALLPSTGLRLLLENNITHVDGFHMALCFSAQNLLQGRLHSALEAPIDIARHMSRYCSVVLLGVDRRLPATVFAGTAIFAYFHKSGLTEAFVECCLKDVICARLLGSRNAVGGQDALLLRAGAGALSEELLKALMQVAEAASARSEVAKATHVLLAVAFLASQLCRPELQQRALRRAVQMMSPALAQVLHLPSRSSVVSDVLSQAAQLQQAVNAVPHHLNEEAINAQDYQTFALLCRMADVYAFNVSGNFSDAVDAFLQLPFVPPPNTAVTGGVDAYVEAYCNAPGSVQLGASAALRIAISAAGKLLQYYARSSTGGGADVDEKRLRLLHRMQTVLEWARQCCALTSVAYPAVAEEFERVYMC, encoded by the coding sequence ATGTTTAGCTCGACTTCCAATATTGCCCCGCGGCGGCTTGGCAGTGCCGGCcctggcggcgacgatgcctCAGCCTTGCGCGTCATGCCCTCCGCAGGTGATCCCGCAGACGAAGTGCGTGTCTCACTTGCCAGCCTTACGGCGCGGGCACAGAGGCTTGTATCTGAAAGAGACGCtgagcagctcctgcgcaaCGGGTTCGGCCTTTTCGAGGCCTCCCGCaaggccgcggaggaggcgcggcaccAGGCGAACAAGTGCCAGTCCACGAGCGAGGGCTACGCCCCGGCGACCCACGCGTCGGTGGAGTTGTTCATGACTCAGCACCTCGGCTTCGACGCtcaagcgcagcagcgtctgctgcggcagctgcagcgccgccacgctcaGCTTGGTGTGGATCTGGGCCCGATCGACACCCTACCGGGCGCCGAGGCCTCGGGTTTCACGGGGATCGCGGACGTggacgcggtggtggcagaaCTGAAGAATGACATCCTGCTCGACGTCCAACACGCCGTGCACCGACGTCAAACGAGCATTGTGCGGGACCAGGTCGACACCCTGTTCAAGGCGGCCTGGCACCCCTTCTACGTGCGAGTCGCGGACGACTACGAGACGCTGTCCATGGGGGCAAACGAGCTCGCCGCTGGCAAGGCAGGAGCCAGTGGCCGCCTGCGCTCCAtgggcaccgccgccccgtCCGCAAACGCATTGGGCGGTGTCGGCAGCGACGCTAGCAGCTCCCTGGTGGACATACTCAATAGCGGCTCTTCGTTGGCCATGGAGTTgagccgccgcgtcgccgcctttgccgccATTGTTGAGGAGTACGCACCGGCGCAGTGGATCACGCACTTCACCGCATACGTCACGGAGACGTCGCTGGACGGGGCGAATGACTTGACGGTGCTGTGGGCATCAATTGTGCAGATTATCGAGCCaatgcagcggcgcggctctGAGGCCGACATCCTGTCCTACGTAGCCAGCAGCCGTCGCGTGATGGAGCGCAAGTCGCTGAGCCGGCTGCTCGAGCGGGTGTTGCGCATGGACCCCATGCGcttcgaggaggtggagaacaTGAGTGCGTCGCACCTGATGGACGTAATCGCGCGCTCGTGCGGCGTGACGAACCACTGGATGCACACCTTCGTCGCGATGCGGGTGGGTCGCTAcgatgtggcgcagctggcgatgGATGCTATTGGAATTCAGTCTGTGCGCGATGCAATGGCGAAGATGGCCGCGACACCTCCTGCCGAGCGCAACGCTATGCCACCCGCGTCCGATCTCCAACCTGTCTACGCCgaagcaaaaacaaaagaagacCCATATCGACAGGCCGTGCTTatggtgctgctcgctggCCGCACGGGTGAAAGCCCGGCAGCTGTCCTGCGCACTATACTGAGCCTCGCACAAAGGGTGACGGACTCTCTGGAAGACGCGCTATGGCTAAGACTGTCATGCATTCGCGGTGTGGACAAGTCGGCGCAAGTTACACCGGTTCAGAGTCTCCGCACGCTCCAACGTGCAGTTCTCGATGACATGCAGGATCTGGTGAGCATCACGCAGGGAAACGCGTGCCGTCTGGCATCGTTTCTCATCCACGCCTTGCTTCCCTCGACAggtctgcggctgctgttaGAGAACAACATCACCCATGTGGACGGCTTTCACATGGCGTTGTGCTTCAGCGCGCAGAACCTCTTGCAGGGTAGGCTGCACTCTGCGCTCGAGGCTCCAATCGACATTGCTCGTCACATGAGCCGCTACTGCTCCGTGGTGTTGCTGGGCGTCGATCGCCGCCTTCCTGCCACCGTGTTTGCAGGGACAGCGATCTTCGCCTACTTCCACAAAAGTGGTTTGACGGAGGCGTTTGTGGAGTGCTGCTTGAAGGATGTCATTTGCGCACGGCTGCTGGGCTCGCGCAACGCCGTGGGTGGGCAAGATGCACTGCTCCTGCGggccggtgctggcgcgcttTCAGAGGAGCTGCTAAAGGCACTCATGCAAGTCGCGGAGGCTGCCTCGGCTCGCAGCGAGGTGGCGAAGGCTACTCACGTTCTACTGGCGGTCGCCTTCCTCGCAAGCCAGCTCTGCCGGccagagctgcagcaacggGCTCTACGGCGCGCAGTGCAGATGATGTCGCCAGCTCTCGCTCAGGTGCTGCATCTTccatcgcgcagcagcgtcgtgtcGGACGTTCTgtcgcaggcggcgcagctgcagcaggctgTGAACGCTGTCCCCCATCATCTGAATGAGGAAGCCATCAACGCGCAGGACTACCAAACATTCGCACTGCTGTGCCGCATGGCGGATGTGTATGCTTTTAATGTTAGCGGCAACTTCAGCGACGCCGTGGATGCgttcctgcagctgccgtttGTGCCGCCGCCAAACACCGCTGTGACGGGCGGGGTAGACGCCTATGTTGAGGCGTACTGCAACGCACCTGGAAGCGTGCAGCTAGGCGCAAGTGCCGCGCTACGGATTGCCATCTCAGCAGCAGGGAAGCTTCTCCAGTACtacgcacgcagcagcaccggcggtggcgctgacgTCGATGAGAAGAGACtccgcctgctgcaccgaATGCAAACCGTGCTCGAGTGGGCTCGTCAGTGCTGCGCACTGACCAGTGTTGCATACCCGGCTGTCGCAGAGGAATTCGAACGGGTTTATATGTGCTAA
- a CDS encoding putative DEAD/DEAH box helicase, with the protein MPADLPRGAPRSFEDLLELSPSILRTQLQKLIERKRYRALTPVQAAVIPLMLEYRDVLCIAPTATGKTLCYVYATLMHLLLKDINDRPAAAAAAAATAGDEGNEGGGVSLNRRQVETFLQEKIDKGEVCPYCELSLSEVRVCPMTGFPHPSAFELETDLALRSKERRAMRLEELQSSVAEPRVLVLVPNGQLASQVSAVFRSLHCDYRIHCMVRASSAEEQRKYLQALEGGVDVLVASPETILPALYRHKLSLRKVQTVVMDEVDDIVSVNHFEPMKIILGALPKGVRRPQRLLFGASLPPVAYEMIKKKMLLPSHRFVLVDLKAPAELSRAAPSSLASSLSSSSPDKPNAGDAGDLPVAALSTTVTGGFLTARTNLRHLVFMVGRAEKVQKLAWLYETGKLNPDQRTLIFCNSRHNVAYVCDKMKELVSQVNFTTLTSHASSSAREGVLKMFRTGVSTSLICTDLLSRGIDFQGVVYVVHYDMPTDMETWTHRCGRCGRGGSLQGRGYIYTFFQPENIKLAKPLVGYLRQHQQLVPPRLREYAKQSFIDVFSNSLFHHPTRPRRKDDPQNSTPVLGRGMRRFPDYKQGTIHKHFRPH; encoded by the coding sequence ATGCCAGCCGATTTGCCGAGAGGTGCCCCACGGAGCTTTGAAGACCTGCTCGAGCTCTCGCCGTCGATCCTTCggacgcagctgcagaagctgaTTGAGCGCAAGCGCTACCGCGCCCTCACCCCTGTGCAGGCCGCCGTCATACCGCTTATGCTGGAGTACCGCGATGTGCTCTGTATCGCGCCCACGGCAACTGGCAAGACCCTCTGCTATGTCTACGCGACTCTTATGCACCTCCTGCTAAAGGACATAAATGATCgaccagccgcagcagcagcagcagcagccaccgcggGCGACGAGGGCaacgagggcggcggtgtcaGCCTGAACCGGCGGCAAGTGGAAACCTTCCTGCAGGAGAAAATCGACAAGGGCGAAGTCTGCCCCTACTGCGAACTGAGCCTCAGCGAGGTGCGCGTCTGTCCAATGACAGGCTTCCCGCACCCGTCCGCGTTCGAGCTCGAGACCGACCTCGCTCTTCGGTCAAAGGAGCGACGTGCGATGCGGCTGGAAGAGCTACAATCCTCTGTCGCGGAGCCGcgcgtgctggtgctggtgccgaATGGTCAGTTGGCCTCTCAGGTCTCCGCCGTGTTCCGCTCTCTTCACTGCGACTATAGGATCCACTGCATGGTAcgcgcctccagcgcagaggagcagcgcaagTACCTGCAAGCGCTGGaaggcggcgtcgacgtgcTCGTCGCCTCCCCAGAAACCATACTGCCAGCGTTATACAGGCATAAACTGTCCCTGAGGAAAGTGCAGACGGTGGTGATGGATGAAGTGGACGATATCGTCTCTGTGAATCACTTCGAACCCATGAAGATCAtcctcggcgcgctgccaAAGGGTGTGCGACGGCCGCAGCGACTTCTGTTCGGTGCCTCGCTTCCACCCGTTGCCTATGAAATGATCAAGAAAAAGATGCTGCTTCCCTCTCACAGATTTGTGCTCGTCGACCTCAAAGCCCCGGCAGAGCTAAGTCGTGCTGCTCCTTCTTCTCTAGCGTCGTCACTgtcgtcctcctctcccgACAAGCCGAACGCGGGGGACGCCGGCGATCTCCCTGTAGCAGCCTTGTCTACCACCGTGACGGGCGGTTTCTTGACCGCGCGCACAAATCTGCGTCACCTCGTATTTATGGTGGGGCGCGCCGAGAAGGTGCAGAAGCTCGCGTGGCTGTACGAGACCGGGAAGCTCAACCCAGACCAGCGCACCCTCATCTTCTGCAACTCACGTCACAACGTCGCCTACGTGTGCGACAAGATGAAGGAGCTAGTTTCGCAGGTGAACTTTACCACGCTGACCTCGCAcgcctcgtcgtcggcgcgTGAAGGTGTACTGAAGATGTTCCGAACAGGGGTGTCGACCAGCCTTATCTGCACAGACCTGCTGAGTCGTGGAATCGACTTCCAGGGCGTGGTCTACGTCGTGCATTACGACATGCCAACAGACATGGAGACCTGGACGCACCGGTGCGGTCGCTGCGGTCGTGGAGGCTCTCTGCAGGGCAGAGGGTATATCTACACCTTTTTCCAGCCGGAGAACATCAAGCTGGCAAAGCCGCTGGTCGGGTATCTTCGCCAGCATCAACAGCTAGTTCCGCCGAGGCTGCGCGAGTACGCAAAGCAGTCTTTCATCGATGTGTTCAGCAACTCGCTCTTCCACCATCcgacgcggccgcgccgCAAGGATGATCCGCAGAACAGCACGCCGGTTCTCGGCCGAGGCATGCGACGCTTCCCCGACTACAAGCAGGGCACCATTCACAAACACTTCCGGCCACATTGA
- a CDS encoding putative C-4 sterol methyl oxidase, translated as MELTKKQVKIPPIHKLRPGWSAVALHTVIYLLRHDFVTAIVATFVVQPLYHRLILQSTYLQRLSDPALFTLVFAVLCHCVPWAFFNGIFLFFDSLHPQYGIEGLRNNALLAPLGRRMAVYKLPRKPQQLPSAALIFSTMLHTAFNHYLVIPVVLYAYLVHTNSCALRAPPPETVIVGFTPEDVVNYMSGRNLKQIPISLVTITSHFLIANVINEMGFYIVHSILHSSPTLYRLFHKKHHMYTGTISIAAEYATPLEEILANAIPTTAYFAFMFFHYTREEASKSSFVTSARAWPLFITWMWARLWETYEVHSGYCFSDTWLGKLGLLHGHRARFHDFHHTHNVCNYGSGLFMDALLNTMDPYLIYRYPDKHPRTTTLREEDLKEPRDLEAGSEAMDQVRACS; from the coding sequence ATGGAGCTCACAAAAAAGCAGGTGAAGATCCCGCCCATCCACAAGCTGCGGCCAGGTTGGtctgcagtggcgctgcaCACAGTCATTTATCTTCTCCGCCACGACTTCGTCACAGCCATTGTTGCCACTTTTGTTGTGCAGCCGCTGTACCACCGGCTGATTCTGCAGAGTACCTATCTGCAGCGGCTCTCTGACCCCGCCCTCTTCACGCTGGTTTTTGCGGTGCTCTGTCACTGCGTTCCGTGGGCCTTCTTCAACGGcatcttcctcttctttgACAGCCTCCACCCCCAGTATGGGATCGAGGGCCTCAGAAACAACGCCCTGCTGGCCCCGCTTGGCCGCAGAATGGCAGTGTACAAGCTTCCCCggaagccgcagcagctgccatCAGCAGCGCTCATCTTCAGCACCATGTTACACACCGCGTTCAATCACTATCTGGTTATTCCAGTTGTGCTCTATGCGTACCTGGTGCACACAAACTCATGCGCTCTGCGCGCCCCACCGCCGGAGACGGTGATTGTCGGCTTCACACCAGAAGACGTAGTCAACTACATGAGCGGTCGCAACCTGAAGCAAATTCCGATTAGCCTGGTCACCATCACGTCGCACTTCCTGATCGCCAACGTAATTAACGAGATGGGCTTCTACATTGTCCACAGCATCCTGCATTCGAGCCCCACGCTGTACCGTCTGTTTCACAAGAAGCATCACATGTACACGGGCACCATAAGCATCGCTGCAGAATACGCCACGCCGTTGGAGGAGATTCTCGCAAATGCAATCCCCACTACTGCGTACTTCGCGTTTATGTTTTTCCACTACACGCGCGAGGAAGCATCGAAGTCGAGCTTCGTCACCTCAGCGCGGGCGTGGCCTCTCTTTATTACGTGGATGTGGGCGCGCCTCTGGGAGACATACGAGGTGCATAGCGGTTACTGTTTCAGCGACACGTGGCTGGGCAAGCTTGGCCTACTGCATGGGCACCGTGCCCGCTTCCACGACTTCCACCATACGCACAACGTCTGCAACTACGGCAGCGGCCTCTTCATGGACGCGCTGCTCAATACGATGGATCCATACCTGATCTACCGCTACCCAGACAAGCACCCGcgcacgacgacgctgaGGGAAGAGGATTTG